From Candidatus Binatia bacterium, one genomic window encodes:
- a CDS encoding NADH-quinone oxidoreductase subunit C produces the protein MALTAVEIAAKVAAAVPASDARAVDGAHMPTIEVGSTEMPDVLTFLRDEPGLQCRLFVDATAVDRETPQGLLQVVYIVRSSLDWSLFVVVKTMLDVADPVMPTSSGVYKGANWAEREIWDMFGVVFDGHPDPRRILMYPEFVGHPLRKSYPYQKRQPLTPERDPISDPWPKHN, from the coding sequence ATGGCGCTGACCGCCGTCGAGATCGCCGCGAAAGTGGCGGCCGCGGTGCCCGCCAGCGACGCCCGCGCCGTCGACGGGGCGCACATGCCGACGATCGAGGTCGGCTCGACCGAAATGCCCGACGTGCTCACCTTCCTGAGGGACGAGCCGGGGCTGCAGTGCCGCCTTTTCGTCGACGCCACCGCGGTCGACCGCGAGACGCCCCAGGGGCTGCTCCAGGTGGTCTACATCGTGCGCTCCAGCCTGGACTGGAGCCTGTTCGTCGTCGTCAAGACGATGCTCGACGTGGCCGACCCCGTGATGCCCACCAGCAGCGGCGTCTACAAGGGAGCCAACTGGGCCGAGCGCGAGATCTGGGACATGTTCGGCGTCGTCTTCGACGGCCATCCCGATCCTCGCCGCATCCTGATGTATCCCGAGTTCGTCGGGCACCCGCTTCGCAAGAGTTACCCGTACCAGAAGCGCCAGCCGCTGACGCCCGAGCGCGATCCGATCTCGGATCCGTGGCCGAAGCACAACTGA
- a CDS encoding NADH-quinone oxidoreductase subunit A: MTNLNRLLGPRRPSEIKSRPFECGNDPTGPGFGRFSIKFYMVAILFIVFDVEVVFMYPWAVIYRDLGLFGFVEMMTFVAILLVGYAYAWKKGALEWR; the protein is encoded by the coding sequence ATGACCAACCTCAACCGGCTCCTCGGCCCGCGCCGTCCGAGCGAGATCAAGAGCCGCCCGTTCGAGTGCGGCAATGACCCCACCGGGCCGGGTTTCGGCCGCTTTTCGATCAAGTTCTACATGGTTGCCATCCTCTTCATCGTCTTCGATGTCGAGGTGGTGTTCATGTACCCGTGGGCCGTGATTTATCGGGACCTTGGCCTGTTCGGCTTCGTCGAGATGATGACCTTCGTCGCGATCCTGCTGGTCGGCTACGCGTACGCGTGGAAAAAAGGAGCGCTGGAATGGCGCTGA